The DNA region ATCAAAACATGTCTATTTTCTAGAGGTTCATTTCACGTTGATCActttggtgcattcattttaattttttgagcatttttaccctattttatttattttacgtCCTTTAATTTTTGCATTTTTGTCATAGCgtttaaaaataataattagaattattggtatttttattttggttttgttttaattattttttagtgtttaattttattttcatttgtCTCTAAAATAAGCATCAAGGATATTTATGGATTTTCAAAATTACTAAAAACCCTAAAGTGACTTGATATATATTAGTAATGCTGATTGGGAGAGACCAGAAAAATCCACCAAGCGACGACTGAACATATGTGTCCTTTTTCTTCATTTGTTGATTCGGAATACAAAATTAAGAAGGAATCAGTTTGGACTTAAAAGAAAAAAGTAGAAAACTTAGAGTAAAAAAAAGGATCTtctttgtttcatttgtttcaACCAACATTGCTCTTGAGTTCTTCTTCTTCAAATATGAATCTTATCCCTCCACATATCATAACTTTTTACTGTATGTGCTTCTTTCGATGTTTTctattattcatttatttattattttggCGCATAATAACATAAGGTAtttgttaacccagttcgatgcaacgccacctacatctgggggcatgcaagccaggaagaaaatccactataatagtattagtttgaagtCCTATGTAAGCAACCTCCGGTTTACAGACTTCGCACCTAATTGCTACCAGTGAtatttctatctaagactctcctagatatgagacctCTCTCTTCCTTTCAATCACACAACCCGTGATAATAGAGAAAATAATCAAAGAGGAAACACACTCCAATAAACAGAATTTgctcttgcttaaaagcttatgagtgATTCACAAAATACAACTCAACTATCAGTCCAGCTCTAACATCAAGGTGATACAAGAGGGGATCACAAGCAACAAACAGACTAAACCTAATTCACACTCTCACGCAGGACGCCATACCTACTTAGGTTTAGAGTCTTCCTTTTTAAATAGCCTGAGAGACGCATGGGCTGGATGAACAATTCGGCCTAAACAAACAACAAATCCAAAACAATCTTCAGCGCAAATCAAGGAATAAAATataatgtttccttaaatgttttgacatccattctCAGGAAACACGACAAACCTTGAACCGAACTTTGTTGCTTTTAGAACCATACACTTCTTGGACCGCAGAATACATGAATCATATCTTTAGTGATATCACGCTTGAAACAAAACTTCCAATAATGCGAAACAAGGCACGCTACGATGTCGTACCAACCTGTCAAGACGTCTTGTCCAACATCTTTCTAGAACACTTGTTTTAACAAAATGCGGCCAATCATAGTACAACCAACCTAACAATATCCCCCTTTagcaaattttggctaaaataACCTTTGCATAACTCATCTTGCATAAACCAAAAACTTGCACAAACAACCAAGAACAAGAGGGATACACTAACATACTCATCTTGAAAGAATGTAAAAATTTTAGCATTACCTTAATAGAATGTcttcaaaaaaaataatgcacAGAAAAAAACACTTCACTAAGATACATCAGATGCATACGCAGGAAAAAAAGATAAGACTCAATCTCACAGAACACATCATTAGAGAAAAATAAACCCTCACAAAAGTGAACCTTCTTCAGAAAAAATCTTATAGACAGGATGTCAAGACATTAGGTATGACCCCTCATGCAACCTTATATCAAGCACACAAACTAGAACTAAATTATCATGGCATCATCAAGCTAGATTATCATGACATCATCAAGCTAGAAAAGAGAAAACATGCTCCCCTTAAATAGTATATCATAACCAAATAATACTCCCCCTTAAGGGAAAAATGCTAAATAATGAAATCTACCAAACTACTTCCCCTTTTTAGCCATAATTTTGACAAAACACCCATGCATGCATTTATCAGGACAAAAAAATAGTAGCATATGATACGGAGATATAAGTTACAGACCAGATGCAGTCAAGGTGCACAAATATCTAGGGCATaacctaaaaaagaaaaaagatacaaaaaaacATAACACATCAGATGTAAGAACTAACATCTGTTTCCTCATCTTTGTCACCAtcaacaacattttcttcatccTCATTTCCCTCTTTCTCATTACCATCCAAGTTTTCATCAGCATCCACTTCAGACAAGGCTTTGATCAGGCTCACAAGTCTTATTTTTTTCTCAGTACAAGACTTGATGGTCTCATCTAAAGCTTTGCAGGTATCCTTTAGCTCAATAATGTTTCCTACCCTTGAAGTTGAGCTGGTAACATCCTTCCCAGATGTCATAATAATGTCTGAGACATGTGTCCCTGCAAACAACCTATAATGCAAAGATAGAAGAGATCCCCTCTTACTTGCAACATTAGAGTTGACCAAAATATCAGGATGCTGACTGAGAATTATACCACAAATAAGAGAGGGGAATGCAATGGGCATCTTCATAACAAAAGAATTGGCATGTTTCATGGTTTGCTCAAACACATAGGACCCCAAAATCAAACTTAGGTTTCGTTCCAACAATGTAGATAAATTTTCCCAAACCTGTAGCAACGGTAGAGGTATGATTGGTGGGAACCCAATTTACAACCCCAATCATATGAAACACATCGTATTTCACACTCAACCTACTAGCTGACAACTTACCCTTCCTTGTCCATTGTTTAACCTATTTTCTAGTGATCTCCTTATAGACAACATTATCAGTTACTTCCACCTCAGCTTTCTCCTCATCACTCCTACCCATAAACCTGTTGATAACTTTCGGAAAAAACTCCACACACTTACCTCTAACATAAACCTTCATGTACTCCTTGCTCATCTTACTTTCATAATCATTAGAAACATTCACAATGATTTCCTTCACCAGCATCTCATAACAGTTACCAAAACCAACAATACTCTTCATCAAACCAACATCCTCAATAAGATCCACCACTTCCTTGAATTCAAGAGCATCCTTACCAAGATTTCTTTCCAAAGCTAGTCTTCTTTGGTACACATATTtccatttttcaaaattttcCACATAATGAAAAGAAATGTTGTTAATGGGGACTTCATGCACATTTGCAGGGATATTTTTCCCAGCAACTCCCTTCTTAGCTAAAGGCATGATGTCTAGAACATTTTGTTCGACATCATACTCAGACTCACTTGAGGAAACCTCATTCCTTTTCACTAACCTTTTCTTGGTAGTCACAACTTTTCTCCATCCTTTTGCAGGTCCAACACCAACACTTTTCTTGGATGCCTTAGAAGGCTTACTTGCAGACACAACAACCTTCCCTTTCCTTTTCTTTAATCTTTTATCAATACCAGGAGCCAATTTCTTACCTATATATTCATCATCAGAATCTAGATCATCTATATTGACAATATATGTAGACTGATACTTCTTCACACCAACACTTTCCTTCTTGTCTTCTTTATCAGACAAAGCTTTCTCACCTTCAACATACATACTTTTATCATTCAAATCATCTTTCTCACTACTAACTGAATTAGCTTCAGTCACATCCTCTTGGGAGTTCTTATCAGACACATCCTCTTGAGGTTTTTCAGGAAACTCAATAGAAACAAACTCATTGTCAGACTCACCATAAGAGTTTTCTTAAGTGGTTTCGATAGGATGATCAGGTTAGACCAAAGATGTTCCGACATCGGGCACAACACCAGACTCAGGGTCAACAACCAGAGTTTTAGAGAGTgatgtaacaacccaattttagtaattatttcttatattattattactatattttattttatttatttggagtgttaattaattaattggttgttaggtagtataataatcgattatattaattaatttggtgtgttaattaattatttagttgatatgagatataatgaataattgaattaactaacttggtgtgcatatggtgttagtttaatttaattaaactaattagagatattttaatattaggtcttattgggcctattaattaaattagagatatcaTTCTCTTAAGGCCAAATATAATACTATAAATAAGAGgtaggagagtgagaagtaggattcattagctcattgaaggcaatagagaaagagaagaggaaaagtaaggagaagaggggaagaacaagagaggagctagggttttCAGAAAATcgaagaggtaagggggagaatccttattattatgggttagtatgattagggcaatgggtagaagtatgttaggttaaaatccctaattttgtatggttgtttgaaattgttaggtttgATGAGTATTCGTGAattgtggtgatttgattgtgttaaactgcaaattaacgttatatacttagagtattgtatgagttataattttctgaatgtttggctttttacggaatcgaaatcggaggtccgaaagtcctccaacgatgaaaaacgcagaaaattctgtattctattttatgttaaccagttacccaccgagcgttaaccggttacttgcttaaaaatctgcattttgttttatgttaaccggttacccaccgagcgttaaccggttacttgcttaaaaatatgttgattctgtttttgtgttaaccggttacccaccgagcgttaaccggttacttgcttgaaaatctgcgTAGAAATTtaattctgttttatgttaaccggttacccaccgagcgttaaccggttacttgctgtgaaaaatgaaaaattgagattttaaaagttgtattcaatttggaatgaaatctaagtgtgcgtatttgataattagcctgtatttatgaatgatatattgttatgaatgtgtatatgtaccattggtggataatttatagagttgaattatggtgatatggggaatgttaagatggtagagatgatcttaattgcatatgtattgatatttgtacattcattcatggcatggtcggcttcatagtggaagcggtgaaaccgtgggttcacatggtattagacgttgatccttgaatggaaataggcgtagcatacattgatccttaattggaaataggtgtagtagtagacggtgatccttaattggaaatagacgtagcatacgttgatccttaattggaaatagacgtagtaggctttgatcttgtccggatcggaagcgtggcttggattctagatattgaatcggaaagcggtgaaacgttgggttcacattgaggtaccgcatgcataaagtcacatgtcttgcattgagtcacattagagttaggtgataattgaatgtatgcattgatgtgattgtgaggtgtgtatgagacATGGTAATTGAATTGGGTGACGTTGGATACATAATTTtgcaaaatatgtgattatgtgataattgtatttatgtgtatatttgggaatatagtacTGGATTTTGATATTGTACcccttgagttttgatgtatgTTCGAAACATGTGAACTAAATGTTGGTTAGTATTATTcacatggttatacgaagtgtgatgaattcctttaattgttgatttaatcattgtgccttgttatacttcttcataatgatttgaattctcacccttctgttggaatgatgctttacacggcatcgtgcagatactccggagtagtattgctgaagtaagtggacggtagctcactcgagattagctggagagttttCGTATTTTAgttgaagactaggtaatgagtcaatgctctggtcatgtaacactgggtagattagtagtattgaactcatatctgatttggatgAGTATTATattattacttgtgaacatgtttatttgcaactgctgtttgagaggccatagtgccaaatattctggttatggttttattttatcttgaggagattactgagagatgatcatggtatgggacatggatcattttatgaaatacatgagtattcattattttccgctgcgaacgcatattcttgaatattcatgatgattgaaatgtgttattttaaatgaccaggtgtattatatattgatgatgaatgatgttggtttttgaaagcttttagtttttgaaaacgtcgatgtgacgcccttttgtttatatgcgtacttatttactctgattatatgttaagtattttggggtagaaaaaggggtgttacattagtggtatcagagcaggtcggtctgtccggccaggttgtttaattatggttgttccctagtatgcgacatgtgtgtgagaacactgtcgatgcttgtttttATTCTCCActgcaggttgggaatgaaataagtgtgtgagaagcgtctgcttctcttggatgttccaattgtatcgagcttggacattatgttgttgcatgcaagagtgcagtgttggccagttaacctgttttgagaatgttgtgcttttcctgaacccgaagagaggtcggattcgaggatggtgttggttagaagttaatcgggtgtatatcaactgtttcgagaagacaattattttcctgaggttggtgctaaggaagattggtttgtgtctgctaagcaagttgatgaatcggtgcaagatggtgccgagttgtttatgttgttggcaaccttagatattcgtgagaagaggacgattgaagaattgccaatagtttgtgagtttgcggaggtatttccggaagatataagtgatttaccgccggaacgtgaggttgagttttcgattgatttagttcctagaactagtcctgtatcgatggctccctatagaatgtctgcttttgagttgaaagagttgaagagtcaacttgaagacttgcttgagaagaggtttattcgtcctagtgtgtcgccgtggggtgcacatgttctattggtcaagaagaaagaaggttctatgagattatgtgttgattataaacaactgaataaagtgacgattaagaacaagtatccacttccgaggattgacgatctgatggatcaactggttggagcttgtgtgtttagaaaaattgatttgaggtctgggtatcatcagattcgtgtaaaggatggggatattcaaaagactgcttttcggacaaggtacgatcactacgagtactctgtgatgccttttggtgtgactaacgcacctggtgtatttatggagtatatgaatagaatttttcatgattatctggatgagtttgttgttgtgttcatcgatgatatattgatttactccaagagtaaagaggatcatgccgagcatttgaaggttgtgttatcggtgttgaaagagaggaaattgtttgctaaactctctaaatgtgagttttggttgagtgaagtaagttttcttggacatgtgatttcgagtggtggtatttctgtggatcctacgaagattgaagctgtatctcagtgggaagctcctaagtctgttgctgagattagaagtttccttggtttggctggttattataggaagttcattgaaggattttctaagttgtcgttaccgttgacgcagttgactaggaaaggtcaagctttcatttggacttcgcagtgtgaagcgaattttcaaaagcttaagagaagattgactacagctcctattttaattttaccagatccgttagaaactttcgttgtgtattgtgatgctcctttgttgggtttgggaggtgttctgatgcaaaaagggcaagtggtagcttatgcttcaaggcaacttaaagttcatgagaggaattatccgacgcatgatttagagttggtcgccgttgtgtttgtgttgaagctttggagacattatttgtttggatcgagatttgatgtgtttagtgatcacaagagtttgaagtacttgttcgatcagaaggaattgaatatgaggcaaaggagatggttggaattcttgaaagaatatgattttggtttgaattatcatcctggaaaggcgaatgttgtagccgatgcattgagtaggaaggcattgcacatgtctatgttgatgattcgagaatttgaattgttggagcaatttagagatttgagtttggtttgtgaagaGACGCCTTtgtgtgttaagcttggtatgttgaagcttacgtgtggcattattgacgagattagagaacgtcagaagtcagatttgaaattattcgatgttatgacattgattaatcaaggcaaaggtggtgactttcggattgacgagaatggtatcatgaggtgtcgtgatcgagtttgtgttccggatgttgcggatttgagaaagaagattcttgaggaagggcatagtgtaacacccttctaacataccccaaaattttaattacaataataaacatataatcagagtgatagtgcaccaagggtgtcacacaaacattccacaccatttaaacaacataaccatcatgctcttttatt from Lathyrus oleraceus cultivar Zhongwan6 chromosome 1, CAAS_Psat_ZW6_1.0, whole genome shotgun sequence includes:
- the LOC127100950 gene encoding uncharacterized protein LOC127100950 yields the protein MTSLYLEPIKTPNVGPNVITSTKGPVIVNVVGSIRTSEKYASETVSLDNHRAEKTLGQSSLNVVVNDIVDKKNSYGESDNEFVSIEFPEKPQEDVSDKNSQEDVTEANSVSSEKDDLNDKSMYVEGEKALSDKEDKKESVGVKKYQSTYIVNIDDLDSDDEYIGKKLAPGIDKRLKKRKGKVVVSASKPSKASKKSVGVGPAKGWRKVVTTKKRLVKRNEVSSSESEYDVEQNVLDIMPLAKKGVAGKNIPANVHEVPINNISFHYVENFEKWKYVYQRRLALERNLGKDALEFKEVVDLIEDVGLMKSIVGFGNCYEMLVKEIIVNVSNDYESKMSKEYMKVYVRGKCVEFFPKVINRFMGRSDEEKAEVEVTDNVVYKEITRK